Genomic DNA from Candidatus Limnocylindrales bacterium:
CGGCTGGTGCATGCGGCGGCGGAGGCGGGGCTCGAAGTGGTTTCCATCCCGGGGCCGTCGGCTGCGATCGCGCTGCTTTCGGTGAGCGGCCTTCCGACCGACCGCTTTCGCTTCGAAGGATTTCCGCCGTCACGAGTGTCCGCGCGGAGGCGCCTGCTGGAAAGTCTGCGCGGCGCCGGCACGACGGTGATCTTCTACGAATCACCGCATCGGGTCGTCGAGTTCCTCGGCGAGGTCGCCGATGCGCTCGGCGATCCGCCGGTCGCGGCCGGACGCGAGCTTACGAAGATGTACGAGGAAGTGGTGCGCGGGAAGGCGTCCGAAGTCGCGGCCCGGTTTTCAACCCGCGAGCCGCGCGGCGAGTTCGTGCTTGCCGTTCGCGTGGAAGCCGATGACGACGAGCTGGCAGGCGAGGCTCTCGATCGCGAAGTGGCGGCGCTCGCCGACTCCGGTGTGCCTGCGCGCGAGATTGCGCGGCGATTGAAGCCGCGCGGCGCGCATAGGCGCGACGTGTACGATGCGCTTCGCCGGCTCGGCGCGGCCGACGCCGATGACGAAGAGCAGGTCGTCGAGGAAGAAGCCGACGACGACGGGCCGGCGACCTGATCGGGCGGACCGTCTACTTGATCAGATAGCCGGCGGCCTTCCACGCGCCGTCTTTTTCTTCCACGAAGGTCACGGTCTCGACCGCGGACGCTTTCTTCTCGAAGCTCGCGTCGAACTGCATCACGACGTAGTTGCCGTCGGGCGCGCCGGGCAGCGACTTCATCGCATCCGCGCTCTTCAGCTTGCGCCACGACTTCCTGCCCAGCGGCGTGCGAACGCCTTCGAGCGAGCCGACCCACGATTTCTCCGGGACTGCGCCCCGGAAGTACGCCGACGCGTCCTTCCAGCTGGCGGCGTAATCGCCTGCGTCGATCTTGCCAAGCCACGTCGAGGCCGCAGCCTGCGCCTTCGATTGCGACGCATCGTCGGCAAGCACGGCCGGCGATGCGAGACAGATGCCGAGCAGCGCGGCGCCGAATGCCTGAAACAGTCTCATGGTTCCTCCCCCGGTTGTCGTGCGTAGCTTACCGTCAGGATTTCCCACTGGTGACCTTCGGGATCATTCCAGTACAGCATCCTGCCGCCGTAGCTCGTGTTGATCTTTCTGTCGACGGGCCCGTGCACGACGCTTCGATAGTCGATTCCGGCCGCTTCGATCCTCCCGAGGATCGCATCGAACTCGGCTTCGCTTACGCGAAAACAGAAATGCTCGATCGGAAACGGTTCGTCGGTCTCGATGAAGTCGAGTGTGAGTCCATCGTTGACGTAGACCGCGAAGAACGGACCCTCTTTCGCCGGACCGCAGGCAACCCCGAGAAGATCGGCGAGCCGCGTTGCCGATGCGTCGCGAGTGCGCGCCGATATGATGACGTGGTCGAGCTCAATCGTCATAGCCACTCGTACCCTTTTGCAAGCGCCTCGCTCCCTCCCGACTCGAGCACCGTGCCGTGGGCGACGATGACGCGTTCGAACGGCCACGCGAGGATGCGTTCGAACGAAGCCCGGAACTGCGCGCGGTCGCGGATGATGATGCGCTCGAGAAATGTCGGAGCAAGTCTTCCGTATGCACCCGACAGTCGAAATGCGATTCTCGTCAGCGCCGGGCTTTCCGGTCCGATGTGGAATGCGAGATCGGTGGCGATCAGCGTGCGGCTTGCCGGGTGGAAGAACACCACCTCGTTGGTCAAAGGCAGACCGCGAAGGACGACCTGCTCGAGGACGCCGCTCCACATCGGATCGGGCTGGTCCGAAAGAATTGCGGTGACGGCAAGGTCGGGCCGCTTCGTGTCGAGGCCGGGCGCGACGAACAGGCCGGCGTCGGGAAAGGCTTCGCGCCAGTCGGCTGCGAACAGATGGTGGAAGCGGTTGGGCGCGACGAGCGCGCCGACGCCGCCGAGTGCGCGGGCTTCACGGACGAGCTCGCTCGTCGGCCGGATCGGCGAATGAAGCAGCAGCCGGCCGCTCGCGAGGCGCACGACGGTCATGCGCGCGCCGAGCTCCACTCCGGCAACGCGAAGCGGCTGATCGGCTATCCACAGGCCGGCATCGATCTGTTTCATATCTGCCTCACGCGGCTTCCCGTTGATTGCAAAGGACTTACGACGGCGCGGGCGTCGACGGAAATCTCCGTAGCAATTCGGTTAGCGGATTGCGACAGCTGCACGGTTCGTGGTGTTTCCGTGGATTGCGTGGCCGGGCAGTGCTACTCGGATCTCGTGTCCAGGCCGACCCATCTGCATCCAGCCGACATCCACGGTATCGCGCGGCTTGCGACCGACGCGACGAGCGCGGTGACCGACATCGTCGAGGCCATGCACGAAGTGATCGCGTCGCCATGGCTGCGCGGAATCCCCGGCGCCTCCGCGTTGGCCGGGCTCGCGTACTCGAGCGTACGCGGCGTCGCGAAGATCGTCGGTGGCGGTTTCGACATGGCCGCTGTGCCGCTGGTGCCGATGCTCGGCGAACGCCAGTCGTCGCCGCAGCGCGATGCGCTGGTCTCCGTGCTGAACGGTGTCATCGGAGATCATCTGCTCGCAACCGGAAATCCCCTCGCGATACGAATGGGGTTCCGCCGTCGCGGCAAAGCGCTGATCCTCGAGAGCGAACAGCTTGCCGCCGCGCTGCCGGGCATATCGCCGCGCGTGGCCGTAATGATTCACGGACTGTGCGGTACCGACGCGCAGTGGAAACGCGGAGAGACCGATTACGCGGCCATGCTCGAGCGCGATTTCGGATTCACGCCTGTCTACCTGCGCTACAACAGCGGCCTTCACATCTCGACGAACGGTCGCGCGCTGGCGGGTCAGCTCGAAGAGCTCGTGCGCGCGTGGCCTGTTCCCGTCGAGGAGCTGCTGCTGATCGGCCACAGCCTCGGCGGACTGGTTGCACGCAGTGCGTTCCATTACGGGCTTCAGCTCGGCTGCGAATGGCCGTCGCTCGTCCGGCGCATGGCGTTTCTCGGCAGCCCGCACCACGGCGCGCCGCTCGAGCGCGGCGGGCACTGGTTCGAGCAGCTCGTCGGCTCGATCCCGCTTGCCGCGCCGCTGTCACGCCTCGGCCGCCTGCGAAGCGCGGGCGTCACCGATCTGCGTCACGGAAATCTCGTCGACGACGACTGGGGCAACCGCGACCGC
This window encodes:
- a CDS encoding VOC family protein, which encodes MTIELDHVIISARTRDASATRLADLLGVACGPAKEGPFFAVYVNDGLTLDFIETDEPFPIEHFCFRVSEAEFDAILGRIEAAGIDYRSVVHGPVDRKINTSYGGRMLYWNDPEGHQWEILTVSYARQPGEEP
- a CDS encoding DUF4336 domain-containing protein yields the protein MKQIDAGLWIADQPLRVAGVELGARMTVVRLASGRLLLHSPIRPTSELVREARALGGVGALVAPNRFHHLFAADWREAFPDAGLFVAPGLDTKRPDLAVTAILSDQPDPMWSGVLEQVVLRGLPLTNEVVFFHPASRTLIATDLAFHIGPESPALTRIAFRLSGAYGRLAPTFLERIIIRDRAQFRASFERILAWPFERVIVAHGTVLESGGSEALAKGYEWL
- the rsmI gene encoding 16S rRNA (cytidine(1402)-2'-O)-methyltransferase; translated protein: MAGRLYVVATPIGNMGDLSPRAAEVLAKVDMVAAEDTRVTGKLLARIDAKNRMVSYREQTERRLSEDLVERMLAGESVALVSDAGTPTISDPGYRLVHAAAEAGLEVVSIPGPSAAIALLSVSGLPTDRFRFEGFPPSRVSARRRLLESLRGAGTTVIFYESPHRVVEFLGEVADALGDPPVAAGRELTKMYEEVVRGKASEVAARFSTREPRGEFVLAVRVEADDDELAGEALDREVAALADSGVPAREIARRLKPRGAHRRDVYDALRRLGAADADDEEQVVEEEADDDGPAT
- a CDS encoding DUF4019 domain-containing protein, translated to MRLFQAFGAALLGICLASPAVLADDASQSKAQAAASTWLGKIDAGDYAASWKDASAYFRGAVPEKSWVGSLEGVRTPLGRKSWRKLKSADAMKSLPGAPDGNYVVMQFDASFEKKASAVETVTFVEEKDGAWKAAGYLIK